A single genomic interval of Hydrogenispora ethanolica harbors:
- the thyX gene encoding FAD-dependent thymidylate synthase, translated as MLKVKLLAYTPEPDRLVAAAARLCYSPVGVDELLEKLTPERMERLLGQLRESGHDSPIEHASFSFGIEGVSRALTHQLVRHRIASFSQQSQRYVKNGDFETIVPPSVARDPGAQAAFTAAMDQIRTAYRELLAAGIPAEDARFVLPNACETKIMVTMNARSLINFLEIRACTRAQWEIRALALAMRDELRQVAPLLFRLAGPSCETRGYCREGKMGCGRAPVLAELLRRKEV; from the coding sequence ATGTTAAAGGTTAAATTGTTGGCATATACGCCGGAGCCGGACCGGCTGGTGGCCGCGGCGGCGCGGCTTTGTTACTCGCCGGTCGGCGTGGACGAACTGTTGGAGAAGCTGACGCCGGAGCGGATGGAGCGGTTGTTGGGACAGCTCCGCGAGAGCGGGCATGATTCGCCGATCGAGCATGCCAGTTTTTCATTCGGCATCGAGGGGGTCAGCCGGGCGCTCACTCATCAGCTGGTCCGACACAGGATCGCCTCGTTTTCCCAGCAGTCGCAGCGCTATGTGAAGAACGGCGATTTCGAGACCATCGTCCCGCCGTCGGTGGCCCGGGACCCGGGAGCCCAAGCGGCCTTCACCGCGGCGATGGACCAGATCCGGACCGCCTACCGGGAGCTGCTGGCAGCGGGCATCCCGGCCGAAGACGCCCGGTTTGTGCTGCCCAACGCCTGTGAGACCAAGATCATGGTCACCATGAACGCGCGGAGCCTCATCAATTTCCTGGAGATCCGCGCCTGCACCCGGGCCCAGTGGGAGATCCGGGCGCTGGCCCTGGCCATGCGGGACGAATTGCGCCAGGTGGCGCCGTTGCTCTTCCGGCTCGCCGGGCCCTCCTGCGAGACCCGGGGCTATTGTCGGGAAGGAAAGATGGGCTGCGGCCGGGCGCCGGTCCTGGCGGAACTGCTGCGGCGCAAGGAAGTTTAA
- the rlmB gene encoding 23S rRNA (guanosine(2251)-2'-O)-methyltransferase RlmB: MADQIEGRNPVLEALRAGHEITKIYIQKNETPSGPLREILGLAERQRIPLHPVDLPALNRMAQTRNHQGIIAVAAQWKYATLEQILERAAAKGEPPFLLFLDGVEDPQNLGSIIRTAEAAGVHGIIIPERRSAGLSGAVSRASAGAIEYVPVARVTNLTKTVEELKKAGIWFTGAEMDGKVEFQKADLTGPMGLVMGGEGKGISRLLAEHCDQIVRLPMWGRINSLNVAVATGIVLYEVRRQRAERQ; encoded by the coding sequence ATGGCTGACCAGATTGAAGGCAGAAATCCGGTGCTGGAGGCGCTCCGGGCCGGACATGAGATTACCAAGATCTATATTCAAAAGAACGAGACCCCAAGCGGCCCGCTCCGCGAAATCCTGGGCCTGGCGGAACGGCAGCGGATCCCGCTGCATCCGGTGGATCTTCCGGCATTGAACCGGATGGCTCAGACCCGGAACCATCAGGGAATCATTGCGGTGGCCGCCCAGTGGAAATACGCCACGCTGGAACAGATCCTGGAACGGGCCGCCGCCAAGGGGGAGCCGCCGTTCCTGCTCTTCCTGGACGGCGTGGAGGACCCGCAGAATCTGGGCTCGATCATCCGGACCGCCGAAGCTGCCGGAGTGCACGGCATCATCATTCCGGAACGCCGTTCCGCGGGCCTCTCCGGAGCGGTCTCGCGGGCCTCGGCCGGCGCCATCGAGTATGTGCCGGTGGCCCGGGTGACCAACCTGACTAAGACGGTGGAGGAATTGAAAAAGGCCGGAATCTGGTTCACCGGAGCGGAGATGGACGGCAAGGTCGAGTTCCAAAAGGCCGACCTGACCGGCCCCATGGGCCTGGTGATGGGCGGCGAGGGGAAGGGGATTTCGCGGCTGTTGGCTGAACATTGCGACCAGATCGTCCGTCTACCGATGTGGGGACGGATCAATTCTTTGAATGTCGCCGTAGCGACCGGGATCGTCCTCTATGAAGTGCGGCGGCAGCGAGCGGAGCGTCAATGA
- a CDS encoding M1 family aminopeptidase translates to MNRMNLGRRPRRLIMGSSVRAVLFFLRSRWPEICKIILILGAICGGSGAGLAAEAIPDLDWLAGQTAVSFQSYQLQITTRELSNRVTVQAEADLRVTARETDRFYFLLAGYYQAQLEEVKLEGKNVLWRKQADVYWIELPDAKKRGDILTLKMRYSILPKNVSRAVPLELSGGWYPRGLLPEPVQAEMELVAPPGFLGIGNGNLKGIRAYPFQHSGYVWRTLQPVTALAATIGRYQIASRLVRQKAYRVFYLPGLSNSFRDDLVGYAADLGQFYQDKFGAAAFNELSVVVSDLSNEDNCNGSLVLLHLPGNKQSRFVFFNLAHEIAHCWWGNLLYPRSLRDWWLAEGFAGYSGYLAVEHFAPPGTGAAQAARKLLEKWRLDYQKSYQSRRAAQISELSLAELSPYDLQYQLLYHKGAYVLHMVRRTLGEAKFGDYLQEFVKRYGGSGAGIRDFTELGVELYGAQLLEFYRQWVYSSGWYNLALRNVKVRSYQGKYAVSFVMANTGQLYLPETVDFEIITARETFAETLSFKQVNVTIQKMLSAKPKKIILNPRYNILEPAIADNVWTNRFFKR, encoded by the coding sequence ATGAATCGGATGAACTTGGGCCGGCGGCCCAGGCGACTCATCATGGGGTCATCGGTACGGGCAGTGCTGTTTTTCCTGCGGTCCCGGTGGCCGGAGATCTGTAAAATAATATTGATCCTCGGCGCAATCTGCGGCGGGAGCGGTGCCGGGCTGGCGGCCGAGGCCATTCCGGACCTCGATTGGCTGGCCGGACAGACCGCGGTCAGCTTTCAAAGTTATCAGCTGCAGATTACCACGAGAGAATTGAGTAACCGGGTTACGGTGCAAGCCGAGGCCGATCTGCGCGTGACGGCCCGGGAGACCGACCGGTTTTACTTTTTATTGGCCGGTTATTACCAGGCGCAGTTGGAAGAAGTCAAGCTGGAGGGGAAGAACGTTCTTTGGCGCAAGCAAGCCGACGTCTACTGGATCGAGCTGCCCGACGCCAAAAAACGCGGCGATATACTGACGCTGAAAATGCGCTACAGCATCCTGCCCAAAAACGTCAGCCGGGCGGTGCCACTGGAGCTGAGCGGCGGCTGGTATCCCCGCGGCCTGCTGCCCGAGCCGGTCCAGGCCGAGATGGAACTGGTGGCGCCGCCCGGCTTTTTGGGGATCGGCAACGGCAACCTGAAAGGGATCCGGGCTTATCCTTTTCAACACTCCGGCTATGTCTGGCGGACGCTGCAACCCGTGACCGCGCTGGCCGCGACCATCGGCCGCTACCAGATCGCCTCGCGCCTGGTCCGGCAGAAGGCCTACCGGGTTTTTTACCTCCCCGGCCTCTCCAATTCCTTCCGGGACGATCTGGTGGGATACGCCGCCGATCTGGGCCAATTCTACCAGGATAAGTTCGGCGCGGCCGCTTTTAACGAGTTGTCGGTCGTGGTCAGCGACTTGAGTAATGAGGACAATTGCAACGGTTCCTTAGTGCTGCTGCATCTTCCGGGCAATAAGCAGTCCCGTTTCGTCTTTTTCAACCTGGCGCACGAGATCGCTCATTGCTGGTGGGGAAATCTGCTCTATCCCCGGAGCCTGCGCGACTGGTGGTTGGCCGAGGGTTTCGCCGGGTATTCCGGATATCTGGCAGTCGAACATTTCGCGCCGCCCGGCACCGGAGCGGCCCAGGCCGCCCGCAAACTGCTGGAGAAGTGGCGTCTGGATTACCAGAAAAGCTACCAAAGCCGTAGAGCCGCCCAAATTTCCGAGCTGTCCCTGGCTGAATTGAGCCCCTACGACCTCCAATATCAGCTGCTCTATCACAAGGGAGCGTATGTGTTGCACATGGTCCGGCGGACCTTGGGCGAGGCGAAGTTTGGCGACTATTTGCAGGAGTTCGTCAAACGCTATGGTGGAAGCGGCGCGGGGATCCGGGACTTCACGGAGCTGGGCGTGGAACTGTACGGAGCCCAGCTGTTGGAGTTCTACCGGCAGTGGGTTTACTCATCCGGCTGGTACAACCTGGCGTTGCGGAACGTCAAGGTCCGGTCCTACCAAGGCAAGTACGCCGTGTCCTTTGTGATGGCCAACACCGGCCAGCTGTACCTCCCGGAAACGGTGGATTTTGAAATAATTACCGCCAGGGAAACTTTCGCCGAAACCTTGTCTTTTAAGCAAGTTAATGTTACAATTCAGAAAATGTTGTCGGCCAAGCCCAAAAAGATTATCCTCAACCCCAGGTATAACATCTTAGAGCCGGCTATCGCCGATAATGTCTGGACCAACCGCTTCTTCAAACGGTAG
- the sigH gene encoding RNA polymerase sporulation sigma factor SigH — protein MGAKPQREATEIYDEMLDETIVEAAREGDDAAQEYLINKYKNFVRAKARSYFLIGADREDIIQEGMIGLYKAIRDFRNDKLASFRAFAELCITRQIITAIKTATRQKHIPLNSYVSLNKPIYDEESDRTLLDVLSGSKVSDPEELVISREEFVDIEHKMGEFLSDLEWKVLMSYLDGRSYQEIAKDLRRHVKSIDNALQRVKRKLERYLEKREETCYVK, from the coding sequence GTGGGAGCAAAACCCCAAAGAGAAGCAACAGAGATCTATGATGAGATGCTGGATGAAACGATTGTTGAAGCTGCCCGCGAAGGCGACGATGCCGCTCAAGAGTATCTGATCAATAAATATAAAAATTTTGTACGAGCCAAGGCCCGTTCCTATTTTTTAATCGGAGCGGATCGCGAGGATATCATCCAAGAAGGAATGATCGGCCTTTATAAAGCCATCCGGGATTTTCGCAATGATAAACTGGCCTCCTTCAGAGCTTTTGCCGAACTTTGCATCACCCGTCAGATTATCACCGCGATTAAGACGGCCACCCGGCAGAAGCATATCCCGTTGAATTCTTATGTGTCGTTAAACAAGCCGATCTATGATGAGGAATCGGATCGGACGTTGTTGGACGTTCTGTCCGGGTCCAAGGTTTCCGATCCCGAGGAATTGGTGATCAGCCGGGAGGAATTTGTCGATATCGAGCATAAGATGGGGGAGTTCCTGAGCGATTTGGAATGGAAGGTTTTGATGTCCTATTTGGACGGCCGTTCGTACCAGGAGATCGCCAAGGATCTACGCCGTCACGTGAAGTCCATTGACAACGCATTGCAGCGGGTCAAACGCAAGCTGGAACGTTACTTGGAAAAACGCGAGGAGACCTGTTACGTAAAATGA